tagtgaaacaaattatgaaaaaaaaaggcggaaaaaattgaaaagtaaagagaaaagagaggagagagagagagagagggaggaggttgtTTTTAAAGTTTAACATGTCATTTTGGGCTCTTGTTAGGTTAGACTGTTAATCCATCCCTAACCATCATATAATTAGCATCCAAACAGGGGCCAATGCCTTGCACATTATAAAATGAGTATTTCGCTTCAAGGGGCAGTCTATCAACAGAGTATGGACTATATAGTGCATCAAGGTTCAGCAACATGACAGATATCAAATCAGGAATGCAGCCAACAGGTCAAGTTAGATGCAACCAGTAATCCAATGAAGCATACATAATGATAAGGTCCACGAATATTCAAACTGGAGGAAAGTTTAGAGGAAGCAAAATCAAAGGGACAGATGAACTACTAACTCTTCTTGCTAGCTACCACATTGTTGTCACCACCACCATTCCTGCAGTCTCCATTCCCTCCCCACTCACTTTCACTACCAGCTCAAATCAGAATATGCACTCTACTTCCTGCAGTAGTTTGATCTCTAAACAAATGATTCCATCACCACCAGCACCAAGTCTACAAACTACGGCTCTTCTTTTGTTACTGAATTGATGCTTAATTTTTGTCGGTCGTCTTGATCAATTGCAGTGGAAGATAAGATGGCAAACACCACAGCTTTATCTTTCGGAATTCTGTAACAATGTTCATGAACTCAGCGATGTGCTGATCCTGACATCCACAAGTTGTTCTCCAGGGCATCTACTTATCTTGAAGCTGATCATCAAGCCCTCTTCCAGCTGTTTGGCTTCGATCTATGCTAATAAGGGATGAGCTCGCTAATTACTCCAGGCTTTTGTAAATCCTTCACAATTTCCATCCAAATTAACCTAAGCATTCCCATTCTCATTCTAGATCTTTTTGACCCAGATTTGAGCATGACTCTTAACTTAAGCTTCCTTGGATCTTCAACTCTTCATGGCATTGCATGCTTGAACAACATTCGAATTTCCCTTCTTTAACCAAAACCAACCTTCCAGCACTGAAAAATAAAACAACATCATGGCCTGACAACCCGAGCTAGGCGTTTATGCCGGTCCTGCATCCTCAAGAGCTCTCTGGCAAATCCTTGGTTCCCGGTCAATAACAAACCATTCAGAACACGATTGAACATGAACCTCCTTGGGAGATGTCCCCTCTCCACCATCTCCCTCACCATCTTCCCGGCCACCACCATGTCCTCCGGCCTCTTCCTCGTGAACATCGCACTTATTAACACATTGTATGTATCCAAATTCGGCAAGCAGCCCCCTCGCCCCAACATGGTCCCAAACAACTGCAAACCCTTCTCTATCTCTCCCTCCTCGCACCAATACCTGATCAAAATATTATAAGTCTGCACATTGGGCTCGCACTCCTCACGCTTCATCCTTTCCAAGAACTCCATGGCTTGGTCCATCTCCCCGGCATGGCAAAGCCCTCTGATCACCAAATTGTAGGTAACAGCATTGGGGGTGTATcccttcctcaccatctcatCAAATACCAAGATGGCATCTTTGACGCTGCCCTTCTTGCAGATGACCTGAATCAATGCATTGTAGGTTGGCACCGAAGGGAGGCAGCCCTGGTCGACCATTTCGTCGAACACCTTCCGGGATTTGTCGAGCTGACCGGCGAGCCCCAGCCCATGGACCATGGTGGTGTAGGAAACCACATCCGGCCGGCAGTTGCCCCccgaaatcggattcttcttcctccctctcttcttcatctGAGAGAAGAATTCCAGCGCCTCCCTGATCTGCCCTGCTCGGAAGAAGCCCTTGAGCAAGATGTTGTAGGTGTTCAGCGTTGGCTCGATGCCGGAATCGACCATCTCCCGGAGAACTTCCAGAGCTTTTGGAGTGCGTTTGAGCCGGCACCAACCGTCGGCGATGATGTTATACGTGATGGCGTCGGGAAGAAATCGGTTTTTCAGGGCTCGAAGAAGGGAGAAGGCCTTCTCGACGCGGCGGGACTTGCAGAGGGCGTCGAGGAGGGAGTTGAAGGTGGAGAGGTCGTGCGGGCAGCCGAGGCGGGGCATGGAGAGGAAGGAGCGGACGGCGCGGTCGGGCTTGCCGGCGGCGAGGTGGCGCTCGGCGATGATGGCGAAGGTACGGGGGGTGGGGGGGAGGCCATGATGCTGGCGGAGGAAGAGGAGGCGGCGGAGGGCACGGGGGTCGCGGAGGCGGCCGGCGAGGTCGATGGCAAGGTCGAAGGAGGAGGCGGCGGGACGGAAGGAGGGGAGGCGGAGGAGGGAGTGGAAGAAGAGGAGGGCTCGCGGGCCGTCGTTCCAGAGGCGCTTCATGACGCGGTCGACGAGGGCCGGAGGCCAGGCATTGGGGGAGAGGCGAGAGAGGGATCGGGCGAGGGTTCGGGGGTCGTCATCGCCGGAGTGGCGGAGGACGGCGTCAGCGATGAGGACGGGGAGGTCATCTTCCTGGGGTGGTGAGGATTGGGTGGTGGGATCGTTTGAAGAATGTCTTCTGAGAGGAAGGAGGGACGGGGGGAGGCAGTTGGGGTTTGGGTTCTGGAGGGAGAGAAAAGTTGGCCGGAGAGAGACTGGAGGCATGACATCGGGGTGGCCAATTCGGGGACCAGCAGAGTGCTCTGCTTTCTGTTAGAATTCCTGGAACCGAGGGAGGCTGCACCCATCTTTAACTCTGATGACGGTGTGAGCCGTATGGTAGTGATTGGATCCCATGTCCTCGCAGTTTTGATGACTAGAATGGGAAtcctttaaaatttataaataaaattacggGATTATAGGTTGAATTAGGTTTATATTCATGTACCAAGACCTGCTTTAGGTCAGCCGATTCCAAAGCTATTACTGGATGGTTATAAATATAGGTCCAATATAATCTATTGTCCCATAATATTGAGTCTATAAGGAGAAAAATTACAAGCCTAATCCATCGCACGAATCCTATCGCATTTTCAGTCCAATCATCTAAATAGACCTTTAACTGGATGAGCTGAAAACAGAactaaattctttcttttcaGAATGAAAACTCCAATCTATATCTCAAATATCAAGAATTCATatcatttaaattaaaatttggtaatatttttaatacaattttatcttaaaatatattattttgcaTCAATCATGCAGCATGGTATTTGAAAATATATTGTTTTCAAAATGAAAATCTCCCATGGGAGAAAGGACATGCGCATCTTACCTCTTAGCACGTCCGGTGAAAGAACTGCATGGATGTTGGCTACCATCCGAAAAAACCGAACTCATCAACTGCCTTCTTTTCGTCATGGGAGATGATCATGGGAGGTGTTGAGATGGAGTGACGGACTTTAGTCCCACATTAGCTATGAGTCAAAGGTTTACTATCTCATATTGGTTCGCAACTGTCCTTCCTTCAAGAGATGTCTTTTGAGTTTAAGCCTAGGATTCAAAGAGGCAAAGTCATGTGGCCCACGAGCCAAAGCAAACAATATTTTTTGCTCGGATGGAAACCGTTAGTGCCTACACGGCGAGTGTGTGGGTCCGTATGAGTGCGGTAGACTGATGTTCTCAAACACTGGTGGCTTATGCAGGTCATTCTCAATAGATAGTGCTCCTTTCCTCAAGAAGCCCCTTTCGGGAAGGCCGATGTCCTCAAACAAGGAAATAAGAAGTTGTTGATGGAGTAGCCCCTTTCGGGTAGGCCGATGTCCTCAAACACAAGGAAATAAGGAGTTGTTGATGGAGTAATGATCGAAACCATGCCATGCATCAAGaggaaaaattttcatgaaatggGAAATAAGGAGTTGTTGATGGAGTAATGATCGAAACCATGCCATGCATCAAGAGGGAAAATTTTCATGAAATGGAGTTCTGGATTGGATAAATGTTTGCCTGCAAAACATGTGTGCTCTAAAGAAAGCTACAAATCTCTTCTGGACAGAGCATTTGGGAAACAGATTCATTATCATACACCCGTGTGGATTTATGCATGAACAGAAATCCATGCCTTCTCAAGATCTAATCATTTGTGGTTGTGGTCAGTAAGTGTAACGTATTATATTAGGCAATCCAGTCTAGCATGTGCGCTCTTATTTCTTCACAATCTTTGGGTTCTATTTCCATGCTTCTGCTTTCTGTGATCATGGAATTCTTCCCAACAAGTGCTATACTGTCCATATTTGAGCtcgtaaaaaattttgaaaatttctgAAAATATAAGTGTCAAGTGGACTTGTTTGGTTAGAACATGTGACATGGGTCTTCACAAGGAAGTCTACTGGAAACTATCTGACGCCATGAGAAGAGTGATGGAATAAACAATGATGCTGAGTGTATTTTGATGGAAAATTGAGGTATCATAATGTGTTGATATCCGAATTCCTCCATAGAGATGCCAAAATTTGGGTATCCACAGGATGAGCtttattttcatttattttatgataaatgAAGAACTTCCATTCACAACACTTAATTTTGGAATCTGTGATGCTGATTATTGTATAGAGTATAGATTATTGTCCATTGATTCAAAGTTGGAGTTTGTATGCTATTGTATGAAGCATGGGCTATGTTTTCTTGTATCCTATTTTTCAAGATTTGTTGCATCGGCGTATCAGCACCATATTTATCCATATCCTGTACATTTATCAATGCTTCATAGGCCACATATGAAGAGATTACAGCAGGAGCTATGAGTATTTGAAGTATCAGCCACcagattaataaaaatttatgtttaACACTTCTCCATGACACATACATATTATGGAAGATTACACATCAGACAAATTGCATCATCAAGGTGCTAATTGCTGTTGCTATTATATTGTATGAAGGCAGTTGCCTTTATAAAGGAACGAGGACAATAGCCTAACATGGAGATGGTACCAGCCTTTTCTATGCTGTTTCTGTAGTGTGGTAGCTGGGATATATGGAGATCTGCTTGTGCTGGGAGGCAGCTACATCCTGGGATCATTGTTTCCGGAATTGGGGTCCCTACTTATGTTCTATTCCTCTCCTTACACTGTTTAAGCTGATAAAATGTTCACATGTTCCATGTTAGAGTCACCTGTGTATAAATGTTAAGATCCACACCAAGAATGCCTTAGGAGAGCAtgtatttttgaattattagacTAATATAGATACTGCAAATGATCAGATAAAAAGGACTTGCATTATATCTATGACTAAACAGTTCCACGACAATGACATCATATCCTGTAGTCTAAATATTTCCGTGAACATactattcaaatcagatttttcaGGTTTGGCTAATGAATTCATTTGGATTTACTGGAACCAAAAGTAAattgaattatcaattagattgatgtaATGGACCCGCCGAGTCAATGCAGCCCAAGTCCTTCACTTTGTTTGAGATGGATATCATAATTCTTGGGCATAATTCTAAAGATTTAGAAAACAATATACCCATTTTAGTGAATGTCGAAGGTTCTTAATGATTGCTCCCTCTTTTAAACTATTTTCTACTAAGAATTTTTTCTTAACAGCTGCAGAATTTTGTTTgttttttacaataaaaagttTTAGTTATATGTATATTAAAGCATTTGCACAGTATCCAGAGATTGCACCAATAAAAGCAATTTGTAGAAAACAGAAAAATTCAGATTGATGCATCCTAAACATTTTGTAATGCATTCTCCAAATTTTTATCTTCTTTCTTAGGGCCACGTGCTAGATTTCTTACTGCAATCATGGAATGGAAAGTTACTTGGGTTGGCCCAAACCAACCTGACACCCCTCTGATCCAAATCTTGTGGAAGGAAAAAAAGACCCTGGTGGATTCTTTTTCCTCCAAAAGGATTCATGGTGTTGGGTTGACATAGGCCATGCTCAAATGGGCTGTCAGATTCATAAATCCAGCAAGAAATCCAGCCCAATCCTACTGGATTATCCACACAGACGCATACAGATTGCCAAAGCAACATCAACCTTTGCAGTGATGATCTCATCATCTATGCCTGTCAAACCCCTGGATTGCTTCCCTGTTCCATATGATAAGTAGCAGCAGCATCCATTCCACATCAGTGAACTGCAAGTGCTACACATATGACTGCTTCAAATTTCTTCAGGCAAAATCACATTGTTGTTTGTTGCAACTGCTTACCTTTTGCTTCTAGCAATAATTGCTGCTTTCAGTGGTCAGCACATTGTTAGGAAGTTAATAGCGATACGCCTATTGATCATATTCATCCTAGTTGTGACTATTTTTATGAGTGCGTCTGTTTAGGCAGCTACAAACATGATTACAGTTACGCAGTGAAGGTTATGACCCAATACATTCCAAAATTAATACGATGCGGCACTACAGGTGCGTGAGTATAACAAACATGGTGGACAAGCTGGAAAGGGAGGGGCACATAAGTTTTGAGAACCTCTGTTACCACTCCTAGGTACTGTCAACTAAACAATCTTCTAGTTTTCACTTTTTAGCAAGTAGTTTTTATTCCAGCATTTTTTCTGCTCAGCCAACCGGGCTGTAACTGTTCATGTAGCAATGGCAGCTGAGACTCACAAAAGATTTTTTGCATAAATTAGTAGGAAACTTCCATGGATGAAACCAACTGAACATATTATCCAAAAATAAGCCCAAATTGCAAATGAATGTATTGTTGCTGCAATCAGAAATGGTTTGAACAAATATGGGGAAGGGACTATTGGGATATCATTGTCGATATCACTAGTAATATGGACTAAGTTAGTTGGCTAAGGAAGCTTCAAACACTTGAAAAATTCTAAGTGATGTTCATATGCCTCTTCCATTGAAATGACTGAGAACCAAATTCATCAAACATGTTCACGGGTACTTCAACAATGATTGCATTTTAACCCATAACGAGTTAATGACTTACAATGAAAGTGATGGGCCAAAATAAATTGCCCAAAAATGCCTTGTATGATGCTTCCAAACCTTTCTCCCCATTATTCCCCATCAGCAATTTTCTGAGTGTATGACTGTGATTGTTTGATTGATCTCTAAGTTCATTCTATGAATAGTAAAACTACAACTTAGAAACAGTCTTTAATTGATTCTTTCTGATATTATTCAAAGCAGCTGTTACCATACCTATCTTGGTTGGTTATGAGTTTCTAGCATGTTAAGAAATCCCCCTCTTGCACGCTGATCCCCTTTATTGTGATGGATCAAACTACTCAGCTAATGCCTAAATGGTGATAAACATCTTTGCTCTCATGACCTATCAATTCACCAAAATTTTCAATGACAAGCTGGTAATTCTGGA
This genomic window from Elaeis guineensis isolate ETL-2024a chromosome 13, EG11, whole genome shotgun sequence contains:
- the LOC105055946 gene encoding LOW QUALITY PROTEIN: pentatricopeptide repeat-containing protein At1g74900, mitochondrial (The sequence of the model RefSeq protein was modified relative to this genomic sequence to represent the inferred CDS: deleted 2 bases in 1 codon): MGAASLGSRNSNRKQSTLLVPELATPMSCLQSLSGQLLSLQNPNPNCLPPSLLPLRRHSSNDPTTQSSPPQEDDLPVLIADAVLRHSGDDDPRTLARSLSRLSPNAWPPALVDRVMKRLWNDGPRALLFFHSLLRLPSFRPAASSFDLAIDLAGRLRDPRALRRLLFLRQHHGLPPTPRTFAIIAERHLAAGKPDRAVRSFLSMPRLGCPHDLSTFNSLLDALCKSRRVEKAFSLLRALKNRFLPDAITYNIIADGWCRLKRTPKALEVLREMVDSGIEPTLNTYNILLKGFFRAGQIREALEFFSQMKKRGRKKNPISGGNCRPDVVSYTTMVHGLGLAGQLDKSRKVFDEMVDQGCLPSVPTYNALIQVICKKGSVKDAILVFDEMVRKGYTPNAVTYNLVIRGLCHAGEMDQAMEFLERMKREECEPNVQTYNILIRYWCEEGEIEKGLQLFGTMLGRGGCLPNLDTYNVLISAMFTRKRPEDMVVAGKMVREMVERGHLPRRFMFNRVLNGLLLTGNQGFARELLRMQDRHKRLARVVRP